Proteins encoded by one window of Channa argus isolate prfri chromosome 1, Channa argus male v1.0, whole genome shotgun sequence:
- the eloa gene encoding elongin-A isoform X2, translated as MAEELLETVDRLQSRLLENPEPRKLLKTLKRLGGLPMTVDLLVETGVGKTVNSYRKHEVAGELAKSLVAKWKKLVPQSADRPNSDAKEAPRSHTHSRGPEAGGGGGHRRTREPSPEEEPPYVEEEEEEERGYHTNYSPSPPRHEQYSPLPRGGYHSDEYESPEPEPEPEPEPEPEPEPEPEPEPSPPPPPHKEFCHARPNKEPCKNHHHGDRNRDRVEGRRQRHAQMKSDRGGGSSEGKKRSADGEKQQSPVQKPAKHSKKSTAHDSKRDVKKRGGDDGRRRAPKDSPSKEEDEDFETPTMSFESFLTYDAPTPTKKKKKPSSSSSQSRPSHSSSSTSSSRHAHTPHPPATSSSSKVSKANGTQSNKRSHSSSSSTGAGPTPEKRRKLAEAIPTLPEIALPAIQPYYRPLPSIDITPLSPQRRKVPICNDEEDTGFTGKRFNSKMVVYSGSKTAYLPKMMTLYEQCIRVLQNNIDSIAEVGGVPFDILEPVLERCTPEQLYRIEQSNQIFTEDSDELWRRHCHRDFKRETPQEYESWREMYLRLHDEREERLRMLTQNISSAHANKPKGRQVKMAFVNSVAKPPRDVRRRQEKFGTTSGPSSAAAAIKIRPAAADYSGESTRSSSAQNNPAPSSSRSPVSGGAAGGAAAAAGIGGHGIRDKPQVKSPAPTWSAEF; from the exons ATGGCGGAGGAACTGCTGGAAACAGTGGACAGACTTCAGTCTCGGCTTCTGGAAAATCCGGAGCCTCGAAAG CTATTGAAGACTCTCAAAAGACTGGGGGGACTTCCTATGACCGTGGATCTACTGGTG GAAACTGGAGTGGGGAAGACTGTGAACTCTTATAGGAAACATGAAGTAGCTGGAGAGCTGGCCAAAAGCCTTGTGGCCAAATGGAAGAAACTGGTTCCGCAGTCTGCAGACAG acCAAACAGCGACGCCAAAGAGGCTCCtcggtcacacacacactctcgaGGCCCGGAGGCGGGCGGTGGAGGAGGCCACAGACGCACCCGAGAACCTTCCCCTGAAGAAGAGCCTCCCTacgtggaggaagaggaggaagaagagagaggcTACCACACCAACTACTCGCCCTCCCCTCCTCGACATGAGCAGTACAGCCCCCTGCCCCGAGGAGGCTACCACTCAGACGAGTATGAGAGCCCCGAGCCAGAGCCAGAGCCAGAGCCAGAGCCAGAGCCTGAACCTGAACCTGAACCTGAGCCCGAGcccagtcctcctcctcctcctcacaagGAATTCTGCCACGCCAGACCAAACAAAGAGCCATGCAAGAACCACCACCACGGAGACCGAAACAGGGACAGGGTTGAGGGGCGACGGCAACGCCACGCACAAATGAAgagtgacagaggaggaggaagcagtGAGGGAAAGAAACGCAGTGCAGACGGAGAGAAACAACAGAGTCCAGTACAAAAGCCTGCAAAACACAGCAAGAAGTCCACCGCACATGACAGCAAGAGGGACGtgaagaagagaggaggagatgatG GGCGCCGACGGGCACCGAAAGACTCTCCATCcaaggaggaggacgaggactTTGAGACTCCCACCATGTCCTTTGAGTCCTTCCTTACATACGACGCACCAACGCCtaccaagaagaagaagaagccgtcgtcgtcgtcgtctcAGAGTCGACCATCtcactcttcctcctccacgTCGTCCTCCCGTCACGCACACACCCCTCACCCACCCGcgacctcctcttcctccaaaGTGAGCAAGGCCAACGGGACTCAGAGTAACAAGAGGTCGCACTCAAGCTCCAGCTCGACAGGGGCTGGACCGACACCTGAGAAACGCAGGAAG TTGGCCGAGGCCATTCCAACTCTCCCTGAAATCGCTCTGCCAGCGATTCAGCCCTATTACAGACCACTGCCCTCCATCGACATCACACCGCTGTCCCCGCAGAGAAGAAAAG TTCCCATCTGCAATGACGAGGAGGACACCGGCTTCACGGGGAAACGGTTCAACTCCAAGATGGTGGTCTACTCAGGATCAAAGACCGCTTACTTGCCCAAAATGATGACTCTGTACGAGCAGTGCATCCGCGTCCTGCAGAACAACATTGATT CCATAGCTGAGGTGGGAGGAGTGCCCTTTGACATCCTGGAACCAGTTCTGGAGCGATGTACGCCAGAGCAGCTTTACCGCATCGAGCAGAGCAACCag ATTTTTACGGAGGATTCTGACGAGCTGTGGAGGCGTCACTGTCACCGGGACTTCAAGCGGGAGACACCTCAGGAGTACGAGTCGTGGCGAGAAATGTACCTGCGGCTGCATGATGAACGCGAGGAGCGGCTGAGGATGCTCACGCAGAACATCTCCTCCGCACACGCCAACAAACCCAAag GGCGGCAGGTTAAGATGGCGTTTGTCAACTCTGTCGCCAAGCCGCCACGTGATGTTCGCCGCCGACAGGAGAAGTTCGGCACCACAAGTGGCCCCTCCAGCGCCGCAGCTGCCATTAA AATAAGACCAGCTGCAGCAGACTATTCTGGTGAATCCACTCGCTCCTCTTCCGCCCAAAACAACCCTGCTCCCAGCTCGTCTCGTTCTCCAGTatcaggaggagcagcaggaggagcagcagcagcagcaggaataGGAGGACACGGCATTCGGGACAAACCGCAAGTCAAAA GTCCAGCGCCAACATGGTCTGCTGAGTTTTAG
- the eloa gene encoding elongin-A isoform X1, whose translation MAEELLETVDRLQSRLLENPEPRKLLKTLKRLGGLPMTVDLLVETGVGKTVNSYRKHEVAGELAKSLVAKWKKLVPQSADRPNSDAKEAPRSHTHSRGPEAGGGGGHRRTREPSPEEEPPYVEEEEEEERGYHTNYSPSPPRHEQYSPLPRGGYHSDEYESPEPEPEPEPEPEPEPEPEPEPEPSPPPPPHKEFCHARPNKEPCKNHHHGDRNRDRVEGRRQRHAQMKSDRGGGSSEGKKRSADGEKQQSPVQKPAKHSKKSTAHDSKRDVKKRGGDDGRRRAPKDSPSKEEDEDFETPTMSFESFLTYDAPTPTKKKKKPSSSSSQSRPSHSSSSTSSSRHAHTPHPPATSSSSKVSKANGTQSNKRSHSSSSSTGAGPTPEKRRKLAEAIPTLPEIALPAIQPYYRPLPSIDITPLSPQRRKVPICNDEEDTGFTGKRFNSKMVVYSGSKTAYLPKMMTLYEQCIRVLQNNIDSIAEVGGVPFDILEPVLERCTPEQLYRIEQSNQIFTEDSDELWRRHCHRDFKRETPQEYESWREMYLRLHDEREERLRMLTQNISSAHANKPKGRQVKMAFVNSVAKPPRDVRRRQEKFGTTSGPSSAAAAIKIRPAAADYSGESTRSSSAQNNPAPSSSRSPVSGGAAGGAAAAAGIGGHGIRDKPQVKKIAPMMAKTIKAFKNRFSRR comes from the exons ATGGCGGAGGAACTGCTGGAAACAGTGGACAGACTTCAGTCTCGGCTTCTGGAAAATCCGGAGCCTCGAAAG CTATTGAAGACTCTCAAAAGACTGGGGGGACTTCCTATGACCGTGGATCTACTGGTG GAAACTGGAGTGGGGAAGACTGTGAACTCTTATAGGAAACATGAAGTAGCTGGAGAGCTGGCCAAAAGCCTTGTGGCCAAATGGAAGAAACTGGTTCCGCAGTCTGCAGACAG acCAAACAGCGACGCCAAAGAGGCTCCtcggtcacacacacactctcgaGGCCCGGAGGCGGGCGGTGGAGGAGGCCACAGACGCACCCGAGAACCTTCCCCTGAAGAAGAGCCTCCCTacgtggaggaagaggaggaagaagagagaggcTACCACACCAACTACTCGCCCTCCCCTCCTCGACATGAGCAGTACAGCCCCCTGCCCCGAGGAGGCTACCACTCAGACGAGTATGAGAGCCCCGAGCCAGAGCCAGAGCCAGAGCCAGAGCCAGAGCCTGAACCTGAACCTGAACCTGAGCCCGAGcccagtcctcctcctcctcctcacaagGAATTCTGCCACGCCAGACCAAACAAAGAGCCATGCAAGAACCACCACCACGGAGACCGAAACAGGGACAGGGTTGAGGGGCGACGGCAACGCCACGCACAAATGAAgagtgacagaggaggaggaagcagtGAGGGAAAGAAACGCAGTGCAGACGGAGAGAAACAACAGAGTCCAGTACAAAAGCCTGCAAAACACAGCAAGAAGTCCACCGCACATGACAGCAAGAGGGACGtgaagaagagaggaggagatgatG GGCGCCGACGGGCACCGAAAGACTCTCCATCcaaggaggaggacgaggactTTGAGACTCCCACCATGTCCTTTGAGTCCTTCCTTACATACGACGCACCAACGCCtaccaagaagaagaagaagccgtcgtcgtcgtcgtctcAGAGTCGACCATCtcactcttcctcctccacgTCGTCCTCCCGTCACGCACACACCCCTCACCCACCCGcgacctcctcttcctccaaaGTGAGCAAGGCCAACGGGACTCAGAGTAACAAGAGGTCGCACTCAAGCTCCAGCTCGACAGGGGCTGGACCGACACCTGAGAAACGCAGGAAG TTGGCCGAGGCCATTCCAACTCTCCCTGAAATCGCTCTGCCAGCGATTCAGCCCTATTACAGACCACTGCCCTCCATCGACATCACACCGCTGTCCCCGCAGAGAAGAAAAG TTCCCATCTGCAATGACGAGGAGGACACCGGCTTCACGGGGAAACGGTTCAACTCCAAGATGGTGGTCTACTCAGGATCAAAGACCGCTTACTTGCCCAAAATGATGACTCTGTACGAGCAGTGCATCCGCGTCCTGCAGAACAACATTGATT CCATAGCTGAGGTGGGAGGAGTGCCCTTTGACATCCTGGAACCAGTTCTGGAGCGATGTACGCCAGAGCAGCTTTACCGCATCGAGCAGAGCAACCag ATTTTTACGGAGGATTCTGACGAGCTGTGGAGGCGTCACTGTCACCGGGACTTCAAGCGGGAGACACCTCAGGAGTACGAGTCGTGGCGAGAAATGTACCTGCGGCTGCATGATGAACGCGAGGAGCGGCTGAGGATGCTCACGCAGAACATCTCCTCCGCACACGCCAACAAACCCAAag GGCGGCAGGTTAAGATGGCGTTTGTCAACTCTGTCGCCAAGCCGCCACGTGATGTTCGCCGCCGACAGGAGAAGTTCGGCACCACAAGTGGCCCCTCCAGCGCCGCAGCTGCCATTAA AATAAGACCAGCTGCAGCAGACTATTCTGGTGAATCCACTCGCTCCTCTTCCGCCCAAAACAACCCTGCTCCCAGCTCGTCTCGTTCTCCAGTatcaggaggagcagcaggaggagcagcagcagcagcaggaataGGAGGACACGGCATTCGGGACAAACCGCAAGTCAAAA AAATCGCCCCCATGATGGCCAAAACTATCAAAGCATTCAAGAACAGATTCTCCCGCCGATAG
- the klhl43 gene encoding kelch-like protein 31 isoform X1, whose amino-acid sequence MAPKKKTSRQKKPAGETISQVVVEAPAPLKIESRGDGVVVVESGVKKIEQMAALDIAQLNSLNLPLPPPILKPGERGLGLGSELTRPLHGNALLEELSKMRQEKFLTDLELACKSKAFDVHKLVISSVSQYFREILAKDPGMKRLELPSLSPLGLANVITFAYLGRVHMSLYTIGCTVSAAATLQIPQLLKMCMDFLLAELNVQTCVYIWNIAAAYGLLPLCDAARRFVLENFVQFAETPLFTQLTLEQISAFLQDDSLVLPSEVTAFQLAMKWLDFDAARQPHAAELLSHVRFETIPASELVSQIQPVPRMMLDPQCHRLLVDAMNYHLLPYQQNTLQSRRTHVRAGQQTLLTIGGRPSLTERALSREVGAWKSVLWRDSREGGATWRHLSQLPAKSFNQCVAVMDGFLYVAGGEDQNDARNQAKHAVSTLSRYDPRFNTWLHLASMRQRRTHFSLAASNGRLFAIGGRNVEGLLATTESYLPSSNTWQMRAPMDVPRCCHASATLPTGDILVTGGYINCAYSRSVACYNVETDTWTEKAFMETPRGWHCSATLGGKVYVVGGSQLGPGGERVDVLSVEVFTPESGMWSRAAPLLLGVSTAGLSTLADKLYLLGGWNEAEKRYKAAVQKYDPATDSWSMAEDLPEPTVGVSCCTLTLPHRHAPRRQQHRNTPGHEEQQQAVKNRSRESSLAPSQIITT is encoded by the exons ATGGCCCCTAAGAAGAAGACCTCCCGACAGAAGAAGCCGGCCGGGGAAACCATCTCTCAGGTCGTCGTCGAAGCCCCGGCCCCACTGAAGATAGAGAGTCGTGGTGAcggtgtggtggtggtggagagcGGGGTGAAGAAGATCGAGCAGATGGCGGCGCTGGACATCGCTCAGCTGAACAGCCTCAACCTGCCTCTGCCTCCACCCATCCTCAAGCCCGGGGAGAGAGGCCTCGGCCTGGGCAGCGAGCTGACACGACCCCTGCACGGCAACGCCCTGCTGGAGGAGCTCAGCAAGATGCGTCAGGAGAA GTTCCTGACTGACCTGGAGTTGGCCTGCAAGTCGAAAGCCTTTGATGTCCACAAGCTGGTCATCTCCTCAGTCAGTCAGTACTTCAGGGAGATTCTGGCCAAAGACCCCGGCATGAAGCGGCTGGagctcccctccctctctcctctgg GCCTGGCCAATGTCATTACCTTCGCCTATCTAGGCCGTGTCCACATGTCCCTCTACACCATCGGCTGCactgtctctgctgctgccaccCTGCAGATCCCTCAGCTCCTCAAGATGTGCATGGACTTCCTGCTGGCCGAGCTCAATGTCCAGACCTGCGTCTACATCTGGAACATCGCCGCCGCCTACGGTCTGTTGCCCCTGTGTGACGCCGCCCGCCGCTTCGTCCTGGAAAACTTTGTGCAATTCGCTGAGACGCCACTGTTCACGCAGCTGACGCTGGAGCAGATCTCTGCCTTCCTGCAGGACGACTCACTTGTGTTGCCTTCAGAGGTCACGGCTTTCCAG tTGGCCATGAAGTGGCTCGACTTCGACGCCGCGCGTCAGCCTCACGCGGCAGAGCTCCTGTCCCACGTTCGCTTTGAGACGATCCCGGCCTCCGAGCTGGTGAGCCAGATCCAGCCGGTGCCCCGGATGATGCTGGACCCTCAGTGTCACCGCCTGCTGGTGGACGCCATGAACTACCACCTGCTGCCCTACCAGCAGAACACCCTGCAGTCCCGGCGCACGCACGTCCGAGCCGGTCAGCAGACCCTGCTCACCATCGGAGGGCGTCCGTCGCTCACTGAGAGAGCGCTCAGCCGCGAGGTCGGTGCTTGGAAGAGT GTGCTGTGGAGGGACTCGCGTGAAGGAGGGGCCACCTGGCGTCACCTCAGCCAGCTGCCCGCGAAGAGTTTCAACCAGTGTGTGGCTGTGATGGACGGGTTTCTGTACGTGGCCGGAGGAGAGGACCAGAATGACGCCCGTAACCAGGCCAAACATGCCGTGAGCACCCTCAGCAG ATATGACCCTCGCTTCAACACCTGGCTCCACCTGGCCAGCATGCGTCAGCGCCGCACCCACTTCTCTCTGGCTGCCAGCAACGGCCGCCTGTTTGCCATCGGTGGACGCAACGTGGAGGGTCTGCTGGCCACCACGGAGAGCTACCTGCCCTCCTCCAACACCTGGCAGATGCGTGCTCCCATGGATGTTCCCCGCTGTTGCCACGCCAGTGCCACGCTGCCAACTGGAGACATCCTGGTGACCGGCGGCTACATCAACTGCGCCTACTCCCGCTCGGTGGCGTGCTACAATGTGGAGACTGACACGTGGACCGAAAAGGCCTTCATGGAGACCCCCCGCGGCTGGCATTGCTCTGCCACCCTCGGAGGCAAGGTGTACGTGGTGGGAGGAAGCCAGCTGGGGCCCGGTGGAGAGCGGGTGGATGTGCTTTCTGTGGAGGTCTTCACTCCTGAGAGTGGAATGTGGAGCCGGGCTGCGCCTCTCCTGCTTGGAGTGAGCACTGCTGGTCTGTCCACACTGGCTGACAAGCTGTACCTGCTGGGCGGCTGGAACGAGGCGGAGAAGCGCTACAAGGCGGCTGTCCAGAAGTACGATCCAGCTACAGACAGCTGGTCCATGGCAGAGGACCTGCCCGAGCCAACAGTGGGGGTCTCCTGCTGTACCCTGACCCTCCCACACCGCCACGCGCCACGCCGGCAGCAGCACCGCAACACCCCGGGCCATGAAGAACAGCAGCAGGCCGTGAAGAACCGGAGCAGAGAGAGCAGCCTGGCTCCATCACAGATCATCACAACATAG
- the klhl43 gene encoding kelch-like protein 31 isoform X2, with protein sequence MAPKKKTSRQKKPAGETISQVVVEAPAPLKIESRGDGVVVVESGVKKIEQMAALDIAQLNSLNLPLPPPILKPGERGLGLGSELTRPLHGNALLEELSKMRQEKFLTDLELACKSKAFDVHKLVISSVSQYFREILAKDPGMKRLELPSLSPLGLANVITFAYLGRVHMSLYTIGCTVSAAATLQIPQLLKMCMDFLLAELNVQTCVYIWNIAAAYGLLPLCDAARRFVLENFVQFAETPLFTQLTLEQISAFLQDDSLVLPSEVTAFQLAMKWLDFDAARQPHAAELLSHVRFETIPASELVSQIQPVPRMMLDPQCHRLLVDAMNYHLLPYQQNTLQSRRTHVRAGQQTLLTIGGRPSLTERALSREVLWRDSREGGATWRHLSQLPAKSFNQCVAVMDGFLYVAGGEDQNDARNQAKHAVSTLSRYDPRFNTWLHLASMRQRRTHFSLAASNGRLFAIGGRNVEGLLATTESYLPSSNTWQMRAPMDVPRCCHASATLPTGDILVTGGYINCAYSRSVACYNVETDTWTEKAFMETPRGWHCSATLGGKVYVVGGSQLGPGGERVDVLSVEVFTPESGMWSRAAPLLLGVSTAGLSTLADKLYLLGGWNEAEKRYKAAVQKYDPATDSWSMAEDLPEPTVGVSCCTLTLPHRHAPRRQQHRNTPGHEEQQQAVKNRSRESSLAPSQIITT encoded by the exons ATGGCCCCTAAGAAGAAGACCTCCCGACAGAAGAAGCCGGCCGGGGAAACCATCTCTCAGGTCGTCGTCGAAGCCCCGGCCCCACTGAAGATAGAGAGTCGTGGTGAcggtgtggtggtggtggagagcGGGGTGAAGAAGATCGAGCAGATGGCGGCGCTGGACATCGCTCAGCTGAACAGCCTCAACCTGCCTCTGCCTCCACCCATCCTCAAGCCCGGGGAGAGAGGCCTCGGCCTGGGCAGCGAGCTGACACGACCCCTGCACGGCAACGCCCTGCTGGAGGAGCTCAGCAAGATGCGTCAGGAGAA GTTCCTGACTGACCTGGAGTTGGCCTGCAAGTCGAAAGCCTTTGATGTCCACAAGCTGGTCATCTCCTCAGTCAGTCAGTACTTCAGGGAGATTCTGGCCAAAGACCCCGGCATGAAGCGGCTGGagctcccctccctctctcctctgg GCCTGGCCAATGTCATTACCTTCGCCTATCTAGGCCGTGTCCACATGTCCCTCTACACCATCGGCTGCactgtctctgctgctgccaccCTGCAGATCCCTCAGCTCCTCAAGATGTGCATGGACTTCCTGCTGGCCGAGCTCAATGTCCAGACCTGCGTCTACATCTGGAACATCGCCGCCGCCTACGGTCTGTTGCCCCTGTGTGACGCCGCCCGCCGCTTCGTCCTGGAAAACTTTGTGCAATTCGCTGAGACGCCACTGTTCACGCAGCTGACGCTGGAGCAGATCTCTGCCTTCCTGCAGGACGACTCACTTGTGTTGCCTTCAGAGGTCACGGCTTTCCAG tTGGCCATGAAGTGGCTCGACTTCGACGCCGCGCGTCAGCCTCACGCGGCAGAGCTCCTGTCCCACGTTCGCTTTGAGACGATCCCGGCCTCCGAGCTGGTGAGCCAGATCCAGCCGGTGCCCCGGATGATGCTGGACCCTCAGTGTCACCGCCTGCTGGTGGACGCCATGAACTACCACCTGCTGCCCTACCAGCAGAACACCCTGCAGTCCCGGCGCACGCACGTCCGAGCCGGTCAGCAGACCCTGCTCACCATCGGAGGGCGTCCGTCGCTCACTGAGAGAGCGCTCAGCCGCGAG GTGCTGTGGAGGGACTCGCGTGAAGGAGGGGCCACCTGGCGTCACCTCAGCCAGCTGCCCGCGAAGAGTTTCAACCAGTGTGTGGCTGTGATGGACGGGTTTCTGTACGTGGCCGGAGGAGAGGACCAGAATGACGCCCGTAACCAGGCCAAACATGCCGTGAGCACCCTCAGCAG ATATGACCCTCGCTTCAACACCTGGCTCCACCTGGCCAGCATGCGTCAGCGCCGCACCCACTTCTCTCTGGCTGCCAGCAACGGCCGCCTGTTTGCCATCGGTGGACGCAACGTGGAGGGTCTGCTGGCCACCACGGAGAGCTACCTGCCCTCCTCCAACACCTGGCAGATGCGTGCTCCCATGGATGTTCCCCGCTGTTGCCACGCCAGTGCCACGCTGCCAACTGGAGACATCCTGGTGACCGGCGGCTACATCAACTGCGCCTACTCCCGCTCGGTGGCGTGCTACAATGTGGAGACTGACACGTGGACCGAAAAGGCCTTCATGGAGACCCCCCGCGGCTGGCATTGCTCTGCCACCCTCGGAGGCAAGGTGTACGTGGTGGGAGGAAGCCAGCTGGGGCCCGGTGGAGAGCGGGTGGATGTGCTTTCTGTGGAGGTCTTCACTCCTGAGAGTGGAATGTGGAGCCGGGCTGCGCCTCTCCTGCTTGGAGTGAGCACTGCTGGTCTGTCCACACTGGCTGACAAGCTGTACCTGCTGGGCGGCTGGAACGAGGCGGAGAAGCGCTACAAGGCGGCTGTCCAGAAGTACGATCCAGCTACAGACAGCTGGTCCATGGCAGAGGACCTGCCCGAGCCAACAGTGGGGGTCTCCTGCTGTACCCTGACCCTCCCACACCGCCACGCGCCACGCCGGCAGCAGCACCGCAACACCCCGGGCCATGAAGAACAGCAGCAGGCCGTGAAGAACCGGAGCAGAGAGAGCAGCCTGGCTCCATCACAGATCATCACAACATAG